AAGATATACTTTCATGCGGTTATTAAACACTTCGTTGTTGTCATCAGCGCCTCTTGCACGGCCGAGTACTCTTGCTCTTGCTACATCTTCACTAACGTCTACTTCGATGACGCCTTTAAGAGAAATTTCTTTTTGCTCACTTAATACCTTGTCAAGCTCTGTCATTTGCTCAACGCTTCTTGGATATCCGTCTATTATGATGTTTGATTTTTCTGAGCCTTTAATGGCTGATACGATCGCATTTACGACAACATCAAGCGGAACCAAATTTCCTTTTGAGATAAAGCCATCTATAAGTTTGCCAAGCTCGCTACCGCTAGCAACCTCAGCTCTTAAAAGATCGCCAGTTGAAAAGTGTGCAAATTTCTCATCTTGTTGTGAGATGATCGATGCATCTGTTGTTTTGCCGGAGCCTGGAGCGCCGATGATTAAAAATAAATTTTTCATTCTTTCCCTTTTTATATTTTTTGAGCGCCTTTGAATG
This genomic interval from Campylobacter concisus contains the following:
- a CDS encoding adenylate kinase, giving the protein MKNLFLIIGAPGSGKTTDASIISQQDEKFAHFSTGDLLRAEVASGSELGKLIDGFISKGNLVPLDVVVNAIVSAIKGSEKSNIIIDGYPRSVEQMTELDKVLSEQKEISLKGVIEVDVSEDVARARVLGRARGADDNNEVFNNRMKVYLDPIVPIREFYSKKELLYVVNGERGIDEIVADIKALINSL